The Chryseobacterium aureum genome contains a region encoding:
- a CDS encoding lytic transglycosylase domain-containing protein has protein sequence MKTIVRNIFTGFLLFSSVILINGQFLAASDTSESSVKKYKSIINANKDLVEFIEQLLLQKGLPKHLRNLALIESHFDRNITSGAGAVGVWQFMTAHANQYGLTEQGRTDLYKSTKTAAISLSNLYKKYNNWVTVVAAYNCGEGNIAKAMEAAGSSQYHEFYKYLPGETINHVKKYLNACYATGELQSVLNNYNSSRINKVFFEDGNRKTTQAALSETEINAGFNLKVVADELNVDVDKILAWNPGIVEELQKKGESSFYLPVDLMPDFLLRKNKILVRSIKEGPNTQVQQ, from the coding sequence ATGAAAACAATTGTCAGAAATATCTTTACAGGTTTTCTATTATTTAGTTCCGTTATCTTGATCAACGGACAGTTTCTTGCTGCTTCCGATACCTCGGAAAGCAGTGTCAAAAAATATAAAAGTATTATTAATGCCAATAAAGATCTTGTAGAATTTATAGAACAGCTTCTTCTTCAGAAAGGCCTTCCCAAACATTTAAGAAACCTGGCTCTGATAGAATCCCATTTTGACAGAAATATTACCTCCGGAGCCGGAGCCGTTGGAGTATGGCAGTTTATGACAGCGCATGCCAACCAGTACGGGCTTACGGAACAGGGACGTACCGATCTTTATAAAAGTACCAAAACAGCTGCTATTTCTTTAAGCAATCTGTATAAAAAGTATAATAATTGGGTAACCGTAGTCGCTGCTTACAACTGCGGTGAAGGAAATATCGCCAAAGCAATGGAAGCAGCAGGCTCCTCCCAATACCATGAGTTTTACAAATATCTTCCCGGGGAAACCATCAACCACGTGAAAAAATACCTGAATGCATGTTATGCTACGGGTGAGCTGCAAAGTGTATTGAATAATTATAATTCTTCAAGAATCAACAAAGTTTTTTTTGAGGATGGAAACAGGAAAACAACGCAGGCCGCTCTTTCCGAAACGGAGATCAATGCCGGGTTTAACCTCAAAGTGGTTGCCGATGAACTGAATGTAGACGTGGATAAAATTCTAGCCTGGAATCCGGGAATTGTGGAAGAACTGCAAAAAAAAGGGGAGAGTTCTTTTTATCTTCCGGTTGATCTGATGCCTGATTTTCTGCTCAGAAAGAATAAAATTTTGGTTCGTTCCATAAAAGAAGGACCCAATACTCAGGTTCAGCAGTAA
- a CDS encoding immunity 22 family protein, translated as MDKEISHFWLGYFKNEEDFYSFIEEDENYYIEEETDDQYVSKFAESQNIKWFDDDFIEYGFEDENLSLYDKFAEYSYADQWLPILENKLNELSLDTPVNAIIFATRFVIPNPVSVENDDFSLHYVGEIEYDI; from the coding sequence ATGGATAAAGAAATTTCACACTTCTGGTTAGGATATTTCAAGAATGAAGAAGATTTTTACAGTTTCATCGAAGAAGATGAAAATTATTATATAGAGGAAGAAACTGATGATCAGTATGTTTCCAAGTTTGCAGAATCTCAGAATATCAAATGGTTTGACGATGATTTTATAGAATATGGCTTCGAGGATGAAAACCTCAGCCTTTACGACAAGTTTGCAGAATATTCTTATGCTGACCAATGGCTTCCCATCCTGGAAAACAAACTGAATGAACTAAGCCTTGATACTCCCGTCAATGCGATCATTTTCGCAACAAGGTTTGTAATTCCCAACCCTGTTTCTGTAGAAAATGATGATTTTTCGCTGCATTATGTGGGTGAAATAGAGTATGATATTTAG
- a CDS encoding FEKKY domain-containing protein — translation MKKNLLIFNFIIILLLVVSYMLGHYFINYPMPFNFWYSVKESGFEYFPFILAATALIAYLVSSVSFKRSNFKLRFLTFYAIINFTVFVFIIITSGNELVKNQNELSKKETEYILQAQKDIKNDRVTFSYAGGLSFPVYNERVLGRIRDIRKRYGITYENTGCVIDPMTTEAQKKYRETVNPYLEKRNGKGWEYRMQQEINSLK, via the coding sequence ATGAAAAAGAATCTTCTTATTTTTAATTTCATTATTATACTTCTGCTGGTTGTATCATACATGTTAGGACATTATTTCATTAATTATCCTATGCCCTTCAATTTCTGGTATTCTGTAAAAGAATCCGGTTTTGAATATTTTCCATTTATTCTGGCTGCTACAGCTCTTATTGCTTATCTTGTAAGCAGTGTATCTTTTAAACGCTCAAATTTTAAGCTTAGATTTCTTACTTTTTATGCTATTATCAATTTTACTGTTTTCGTTTTTATCATCATCACATCTGGAAATGAATTGGTAAAAAATCAAAACGAGCTTTCAAAAAAAGAAACCGAATATATTCTTCAAGCCCAAAAAGATATAAAAAATGATAGGGTTACTTTCTCTTATGCCGGAGGTCTTTCATTTCCTGTTTATAATGAACGTGTTTTGGGTAGAATCCGGGACATTCGAAAGAGATATGGTATAACCTACGAGAATACAGGCTGTGTTATTGACCCGATGACTACTGAAGCACAAAAAAAATACAGAGAAACAGTTAATCCTTATCTTGAAAAAAGAAATGGGAAAGGATGGGAATACAGGATGCAACAGGAGATAAATAGTCTGAAATAA
- the polA gene encoding DNA polymerase I: protein MDATTDKRLFLIDAYAMIFRGYYALIRNPRLTSKGLDTSAIFGFTNSLIELIRREKPTHLAVVFDVGQASVRTDDYSDYKANRSETPEAIKIAIPYIHKILEAMHIPRLGVEGYEADDVIGTIACKAEKEGYTTFMVTPDKDFAQLVTDKIKIYKPGLKGGDIEILGVEEVKAKYEIEDPKQVIDFLAMMGDAVDNIPGLEGVGEKTAMKFLKEFGSIENLLANTHQLKGKLKEKVEASAERGILSKKLATIICDAPVEFHQEQYDLETPDFEKVKEVFDEIEFRRLYENLYRAFAPAAEETVVVSEVEVKQTPAGTEVKGQVMQLDLFANFEELDQATSTKSTIDQNDHLYQYIDNPKAQKKLVDNLLQQKVVCFDTETTSLNELEAELVGMSFSYKKGLAYYIPLSDKREEVLQTLEIFRPFFEKEDLLKIAHNLKFDYKVLKQYDITVKGAMFDTMIAHYLLNPDGRHGMDYLSEVYLNYKPVSIETIIGKKGKKQGSFRDADLRTQTDYAAEDADITFQLYELFAPQLKKENLEELFYNIEMPLMEVLAKMELSGISLDEKWLAQESVDLENDLKQLEAKIFELSEEEFNMNSPKQLGEILFEKMQLDPKAKKTKTGQYATSEDVLQKLSSKHEIIKHILEYRTYQKLKSTYVDALPSQIEKKDNRVHTNFSQTTAATGRLASVNPNLQNIPIRTVRGQQIRGAFVSGEGKKIISADYSQIELRLIAEISGEDNMIKAFQDGEDIHASTAAKLFKIPLAEVSKTQRSQAKTVNFGIIYGQGAFALAEQTGLSRTEAKQMIEAYFETYPKLKEYMAEQVSKARQLGYVETILGRKRHLKDINSNNFVVRGHAERNAVNAPVQGSAADVVKLAMIKIDRELEEQKLSTKMLLQVHDELVFESPVDEIEAASKLIRTEMENALKTQVPLLVEIGVGNNWLEAH, encoded by the coding sequence ATGGACGCAACAACAGATAAAAGGCTGTTTCTCATCGATGCCTATGCGATGATTTTCAGAGGATATTACGCACTAATCAGGAATCCGAGACTCACAAGCAAAGGACTGGATACTTCTGCTATCTTTGGTTTTACCAATTCTTTGATCGAGCTGATCAGAAGAGAAAAGCCAACCCATCTGGCAGTAGTTTTTGATGTAGGACAGGCCAGTGTAAGAACGGATGACTATTCAGATTACAAAGCCAACAGAAGCGAGACTCCTGAAGCGATTAAAATTGCGATCCCATACATTCACAAAATTCTGGAAGCCATGCATATTCCACGCCTGGGAGTAGAAGGATATGAAGCCGATGATGTGATAGGAACCATTGCCTGCAAAGCGGAAAAAGAAGGCTATACCACCTTCATGGTAACTCCGGATAAAGATTTTGCACAGCTGGTAACAGATAAAATTAAAATTTATAAGCCAGGTTTAAAAGGCGGTGATATTGAAATTCTTGGCGTTGAAGAAGTAAAAGCAAAATACGAGATTGAAGATCCCAAGCAGGTGATAGATTTCCTTGCGATGATGGGAGATGCTGTAGATAATATACCGGGACTGGAAGGAGTAGGAGAAAAAACAGCTATGAAATTCCTTAAAGAATTCGGAAGTATTGAAAACCTGCTGGCCAATACACATCAGCTGAAAGGAAAACTGAAGGAAAAAGTAGAAGCTTCAGCAGAACGTGGAATTTTGTCTAAAAAACTGGCAACCATTATCTGTGATGCTCCTGTAGAATTCCATCAGGAACAGTATGATCTTGAAACACCGGATTTTGAAAAAGTAAAAGAAGTTTTTGATGAAATAGAATTCAGAAGACTTTACGAAAACCTTTACAGGGCTTTTGCTCCGGCAGCCGAAGAAACAGTGGTCGTGAGCGAAGTAGAAGTTAAACAGACTCCTGCCGGAACTGAAGTAAAAGGACAGGTCATGCAGCTGGATCTCTTTGCAAACTTTGAAGAACTGGATCAGGCTACTTCTACCAAATCTACCATTGATCAGAATGATCATCTTTACCAGTATATAGATAATCCAAAAGCCCAGAAAAAACTGGTAGATAACCTGCTGCAGCAAAAAGTGGTTTGTTTTGATACAGAAACAACCTCATTAAATGAACTTGAAGCAGAATTGGTAGGAATGAGTTTCTCTTACAAAAAAGGACTTGCCTACTACATTCCGCTCTCTGACAAAAGAGAAGAAGTGTTGCAGACATTGGAGATTTTCAGACCGTTTTTCGAAAAAGAAGACCTGTTGAAAATTGCTCACAATCTTAAATTCGATTATAAAGTATTAAAACAATACGACATCACCGTGAAAGGGGCCATGTTTGATACCATGATTGCCCATTATCTCCTGAATCCGGATGGAAGACACGGAATGGACTACCTTTCAGAAGTGTATCTGAATTATAAACCCGTTTCTATTGAAACCATTATCGGGAAGAAAGGTAAAAAACAGGGCAGCTTCAGAGATGCAGATCTGAGAACACAGACCGATTACGCTGCTGAAGATGCAGATATTACTTTCCAGCTGTATGAACTTTTTGCACCCCAGCTGAAAAAAGAAAATCTGGAAGAGCTTTTCTACAATATTGAAATGCCTCTGATGGAAGTACTGGCCAAAATGGAACTTTCAGGAATTTCTCTGGATGAAAAATGGCTGGCACAGGAAAGTGTTGACCTTGAGAACGATCTTAAGCAGCTGGAAGCGAAGATTTTTGAGCTTTCAGAAGAAGAATTCAATATGAATTCACCAAAACAACTGGGAGAAATTCTGTTTGAAAAAATGCAGCTGGATCCGAAAGCTAAGAAAACAAAAACAGGACAGTATGCCACTTCAGAAGATGTTCTTCAGAAACTGTCATCAAAACATGAGATCATCAAACACATTCTGGAATACAGAACTTATCAGAAATTAAAATCAACCTATGTAGATGCCTTGCCGTCACAGATTGAGAAAAAAGATAACAGGGTACATACTAATTTTTCACAGACCACAGCCGCTACAGGCCGTTTGGCAAGTGTAAATCCGAACCTTCAGAATATTCCGATCCGAACGGTAAGAGGGCAGCAGATTCGTGGGGCCTTTGTTTCCGGAGAAGGAAAGAAGATTATTTCTGCCGATTATTCACAGATCGAACTTCGCTTGATAGCCGAAATTTCAGGAGAAGACAATATGATCAAAGCGTTTCAGGATGGAGAAGATATCCACGCTTCCACAGCAGCAAAACTCTTTAAGATTCCTTTGGCTGAGGTTTCCAAAACACAAAGAAGCCAGGCTAAAACCGTAAACTTCGGGATTATCTACGGACAGGGGGCTTTCGCTTTGGCAGAACAAACCGGATTATCCCGTACCGAAGCCAAACAGATGATAGAAGCCTATTTTGAAACCTATCCGAAGCTGAAAGAATATATGGCAGAGCAGGTAAGTAAAGCACGCCAGCTCGGCTATGTAGAAACCATTTTAGGCAGAAAACGTCATTTGAAAGATATCAATTCAAACAATTTCGTAGTAAGAGGTCATGCAGAAAGAAATGCCGTGAATGCGCCTGTTCAGGGAAGTGCCGCAGATGTTGTAAAGCTTGCTATGATCAAAATAGACAGAGAGCTTGAAGAACAAAAGCTTAGCACAAAAATGCTGCTTCAGGTACATGACGAATTGGTGTTTGAATCCCCGGTTGATGAAATAGAAGCCGCTTCAAAACTGATCAGAACAGAAATGGAAAATGCCCTAAAAACGCAGGTTCCGTTATTGGTAGAAATTGGAGTAGGGAATAACTGGCTGGAAGCGCATTAA
- a CDS encoding protein phosphatase 2C domain-containing protein, producing MNLYSTLQIGDYHINHCEDNLLIKKISSDKVVCAVMDGCSTAMESHFASSLFGKLLRKIIIEKGYQSLYEKNFQRSIAEELKDIIEGLFKELVLIKKHMTLDEKELLTTLTILIYDKAQDEGVILAVGDGVVCINGNITEFDHDNKPDYLAYHLHEDFENWYSAQSQKIFFNCLQDVSIATDGILSFSKIKITNSDEMVNCMEYLLKDSQYNNTEEMLNRKLKELEHQYGVKPADDLAIIRMINN from the coding sequence ATGAACTTATATTCTACTCTACAAATCGGGGATTATCATATCAATCACTGTGAGGATAATCTTCTCATCAAAAAAATCAGTTCTGATAAAGTTGTATGTGCCGTAATGGATGGCTGCTCTACAGCAATGGAGAGTCATTTTGCCTCGTCACTTTTTGGAAAGCTTTTACGTAAAATTATTATTGAAAAAGGATATCAATCTTTATATGAAAAAAATTTCCAACGCAGTATAGCCGAGGAACTCAAAGACATTATTGAAGGCCTATTCAAAGAACTCGTATTGATTAAAAAACACATGACGCTGGATGAAAAAGAGCTGTTAACGACTCTTACCATCCTGATTTATGACAAAGCACAGGATGAAGGAGTAATCTTAGCAGTTGGTGACGGTGTCGTGTGCATCAATGGAAACATTACAGAATTTGATCATGATAATAAACCTGATTATTTAGCTTATCATCTTCATGAAGACTTCGAAAACTGGTATTCTGCTCAATCTCAGAAAATATTTTTCAATTGTCTGCAGGATGTTTCCATTGCTACTGATGGTATCCTGAGTTTTTCAAAAATTAAAATTACAAATTCTGATGAAATGGTCAATTGTATGGAATATCTGTTGAAAGACAGCCAGTATAATAACACTGAAGAAATGCTTAACAGAAAGCTTAAAGAGCTGGAGCATCAGTATGGTGTAAAGCCTGCCGATGACTTAGCCATCATCAGAATGATAAATAATTAA
- a CDS encoding DKNYY domain-containing protein, translating into MENTKKIGYSILFLLMMLSCDGQGQISYYDTQLNKISNSTHIKKLKLNLYQYKGKVNISSDYTVQYAGNNEKIMTETKGLILQDSIFSLKTNSLYSTDSTIKIASYQEVEKNILYKDVNNIYYNATSRNNNSPYIILDLVSSEVKVLSGYYIRDKNTIYSYGGINCQKLEDVQINSFTTGKYINSITGKTMYLGFDGKSIFQNEVKLTVDDVKNLPIDKKIKDSLQKEYFSGK; encoded by the coding sequence ATGGAAAATACAAAAAAAATAGGATACAGTATTTTGTTTTTATTAATGATGCTTTCATGTGACGGACAAGGACAGATCAGCTATTATGATACACAATTAAACAAAATCAGTAACAGTACTCATATTAAAAAACTGAAATTAAATCTATATCAGTATAAGGGTAAAGTGAATATCTCATCAGATTATACTGTACAATATGCGGGAAATAATGAAAAGATAATGACAGAAACGAAAGGATTAATTTTACAGGATTCTATATTTTCCTTAAAAACAAATTCTTTATACAGTACGGATTCTACTATAAAGATCGCAAGTTATCAGGAAGTGGAAAAAAATATTTTATATAAGGATGTAAATAATATTTATTATAACGCTACTTCCAGAAATAATAATTCTCCCTATATAATATTAGATTTAGTATCTTCAGAAGTCAAAGTATTAAGCGGCTATTATATCAGAGATAAAAATACTATTTATAGTTATGGAGGGATAAACTGCCAGAAATTGGAAGATGTCCAGATAAACTCCTTTACAACCGGAAAATATATAAATTCTATTACTGGGAAAACTATGTATTTAGGGTTCGACGGCAAAAGTATCTTCCAAAATGAAGTCAAATTGACTGTTGATGACGTAAAAAATTTGCCCATTGATAAAAAAATAAAAGACTCGCTCCAGAAAGAATATTTTTCTGGAAAGTAA
- a CDS encoding ATP-dependent Clp protease ATP-binding subunit has product MGVLVTNETVKQLFHIAQSIAKENYNGTYGGPHILQALMHKDIGLNEFLKSIDKDPGYFYEWADVRIEEYPKTNHLPDEVGQDDAIDTLIEEADDIRLKLGLDEITPICILTAIVKPQVVFSLQQLKSLPLREHEIFNLYRKDTPFTVSEDGDFSSLFSNNGSDYSDNAFPSIKSYCVDRTAQARKGEIENIIGRDKELRMLVEILCRRSKPNVIIIGEPGVGKTALVEGFATEIIKGNVPEMLKNGTLLELDTGALLAGTSYKGEIEDRLKKVINECKKIEKAILFIDEIHTLLDPKGSIGNVANLLKPELARGEITVIGATTQEEYRKIIEPEQAFNRRFEVLTVYEPDEKTCVKMIDVLLEGYKKHHGIEVEKTALPECVRLAKRYAKGKKLPDAAIDLLDRTMAAIKMLDELSEKELDSWKESYDALLKEEYADSKDKADELIWTYNLLRDKISPILWGSLSEQPSIDNSMPVDQIQKIIEDTYAELLQHAAKKREKVDRLELAAVMAAKTNIPIGKIQAQEKEKLLNMESLLLNRVVGQDHALKILSDAIVENRSGLNKPGQPIGSFFLLGPTGTGKTELAKSMAELLFNDEKAMVRFDMSEFKEEHSAALLYGAPPGYVGYEEGGMLVNKIRQQPYTVVLFDEIEKAHHSVFDVFLQIMDEGKVHDKLGKEGDFSNALILFTSNIGSEEIVKQFEEGKIPESSSLMQIMSNSGRFRPEFLARITEIIPFAPITESIAERIFTIQLKSLHTSLTRLGITLKISDDAIRNLALGGFSSKYGARQISGVIRSQLARPISKMIVREEVKSGQTLHVDWNKEEDTISWKVD; this is encoded by the coding sequence ATGGGAGTACTAGTAACCAACGAAACCGTAAAGCAACTATTTCACATTGCACAGTCGATAGCGAAGGAAAATTATAACGGAACCTACGGAGGTCCGCACATTCTGCAGGCTCTGATGCATAAAGATATCGGCCTCAATGAATTCCTGAAAAGTATAGATAAAGATCCCGGCTATTTCTACGAATGGGCAGACGTCCGTATTGAAGAATACCCCAAAACCAACCACCTGCCTGATGAGGTAGGACAGGATGACGCCATAGATACCCTGATCGAAGAAGCAGATGATATCCGTTTAAAATTAGGACTGGATGAGATTACTCCTATCTGTATTCTTACCGCCATTGTAAAACCACAGGTTGTGTTCTCCCTTCAGCAGCTGAAGTCTCTGCCCCTGAGAGAACATGAAATTTTCAATCTGTACAGAAAAGATACACCTTTTACCGTTTCAGAAGATGGTGATTTTTCGTCATTATTTTCAAATAACGGCTCAGATTATTCAGATAATGCATTTCCTTCCATTAAAAGCTATTGCGTAGACAGAACGGCACAGGCAAGAAAAGGCGAAATTGAAAATATAATCGGCAGAGATAAAGAACTGAGAATGCTGGTAGAAATTCTTTGCAGGAGAAGCAAGCCGAATGTCATTATCATTGGAGAACCCGGAGTTGGAAAAACGGCTTTGGTAGAAGGATTTGCTACAGAAATCATCAAAGGGAATGTCCCTGAAATGCTTAAAAACGGTACCCTTTTAGAACTGGATACCGGTGCCTTATTAGCGGGAACCTCTTACAAAGGAGAAATTGAAGACCGTCTCAAAAAAGTAATTAATGAATGCAAGAAAATTGAAAAAGCCATCCTTTTCATTGATGAAATTCATACTCTTTTAGATCCTAAAGGAAGCATCGGAAACGTTGCCAATCTCCTGAAACCTGAGCTTGCCAGAGGTGAAATTACCGTAATAGGAGCCACAACTCAGGAAGAATACAGGAAAATCATAGAGCCCGAACAGGCTTTCAACCGTCGTTTTGAAGTTTTAACCGTTTATGAACCGGATGAAAAGACCTGTGTGAAAATGATTGATGTGCTTCTTGAAGGCTATAAAAAACACCACGGTATTGAGGTAGAAAAAACAGCCCTGCCGGAATGTGTGCGTCTGGCCAAAAGATATGCAAAAGGCAAAAAATTACCGGATGCCGCTATTGACTTGTTAGACAGAACAATGGCCGCTATTAAAATGCTTGATGAGTTATCAGAAAAAGAACTGGATAGCTGGAAAGAAAGCTATGATGCCCTCTTAAAAGAAGAATATGCAGACAGCAAAGACAAAGCCGATGAACTGATCTGGACGTACAACCTGCTGAGAGATAAAATTAGTCCGATTCTTTGGGGTTCACTCAGTGAGCAGCCATCCATAGACAACTCCATGCCGGTAGATCAGATTCAGAAAATTATTGAAGACACGTACGCAGAACTTTTACAGCATGCTGCAAAAAAAAGAGAAAAAGTAGACCGGCTGGAGCTCGCTGCTGTCATGGCCGCTAAAACTAATATACCGATCGGTAAAATTCAAGCGCAGGAAAAAGAAAAGCTCCTGAATATGGAATCTCTTCTATTGAATAGAGTCGTAGGACAGGATCATGCATTAAAAATCCTTTCCGATGCTATCGTTGAAAACCGAAGCGGACTGAATAAGCCCGGACAGCCCATCGGATCCTTCTTCCTGCTGGGACCTACCGGAACCGGAAAAACAGAGCTGGCAAAATCTATGGCAGAATTGCTCTTCAATGATGAAAAAGCAATGGTACGTTTTGACATGTCAGAATTTAAAGAAGAACATTCTGCAGCATTGTTATATGGAGCGCCTCCGGGATATGTAGGATATGAAGAAGGAGGAATGCTTGTTAATAAAATAAGGCAGCAGCCTTACACGGTAGTCTTATTTGACGAAATTGAAAAAGCCCATCATTCTGTCTTTGATGTATTCCTTCAGATTATGGACGAAGGAAAAGTGCATGATAAACTGGGGAAAGAAGGAGATTTCAGCAACGCATTGATCCTCTTTACCTCCAATATTGGAAGTGAAGAAATTGTAAAACAGTTTGAAGAAGGAAAAATTCCTGAATCATCTTCACTGATGCAGATTATGTCAAATTCCGGACGGTTCAGACCAGAGTTCTTAGCAAGAATTACAGAGATTATTCCTTTTGCACCCATCACAGAATCTATCGCGGAAAGAATCTTTACAATTCAGCTGAAATCACTACATACCTCATTAACCAGATTAGGAATTACCCTGAAAATCAGTGATGATGCTATAAGAAACCTTGCATTGGGCGGATTCAGCAGTAAGTATGGGGCAAGACAGATCTCCGGAGTAATCCGTTCACAGCTTGCCAGACCCATTTCCAAAATGATCGTTAGAGAAGAAGTAAAATCCGGCCAGACCCTTCATGTAGACTGGAATAAAGAAGAAGATACAATAAGCTGGAAAGTAGATTAA
- the tssD gene encoding type VI secretion system tube protein TssD — MAERNSRGILKFNNGEGQKLLKMNYSVSRSTDVSGRVASDPSNALIKVTVEATEKSDILESLLNGKYKPTVGEITFNKSHEEGTLITLKWENGYVIQHEVDFDAIDSNSMLISFVVSAETIDYGTSQFAGLWPSAGK; from the coding sequence ATGGCAGAAAGAAACTCAAGAGGAATCTTAAAATTCAACAACGGTGAAGGACAGAAGCTGTTAAAAATGAACTACAGTGTATCAAGATCTACAGACGTTTCAGGACGTGTAGCATCAGATCCTTCTAACGCATTAATCAAAGTTACAGTAGAAGCTACTGAGAAATCAGACATTCTTGAAAGCTTGTTAAACGGTAAATACAAGCCAACAGTAGGAGAAATCACATTCAACAAATCTCACGAAGAAGGAACACTGATCACTCTGAAATGGGAAAACGGATATGTAATTCAGCATGAAGTAGACTTCGATGCCATAGACAGCAACAGTATGCTGATCAGCTTCGTAGTAAGTGCAGAAACAATCGACTACGGTACTTCTCAGTTTGCCGGATTATGGCCTTCAGCAGGTAAATAA
- the tssD gene encoding type VI secretion system tube protein TssD, whose translation MAERNSRGILKFNNGEGQKLLKMNYSVSRSTDVSGRVASDPSNALIKVTVEATEKSDILESLLNGKYKPTVGEITFNKSHEEGTLITLKWENGYVIQHEVDFDAVDSNSMLISFVVSAETIDYGNSQFTGLWPSAGK comes from the coding sequence ATGGCAGAAAGAAATTCAAGAGGAATCTTAAAATTCAACAACGGTGAAGGACAGAAGCTGTTAAAAATGAACTACAGTGTATCAAGATCTACAGACGTTTCAGGACGTGTAGCATCAGATCCTTCTAACGCATTAATCAAAGTTACAGTAGAAGCTACTGAGAAATCAGACATTCTTGAAAGCTTGTTAAACGGTAAATACAAGCCAACAGTAGGAGAAATTACATTCAACAAATCTCACGAAGAAGGAACACTGATCACTCTGAAATGGGAAAACGGATATGTAATTCAGCATGAAGTAGACTTCGATGCCGTGGACAGCAACAGTATGCTGATCAGCTTCGTAGTAAGTGCAGAAACAATCGACTACGGTAATTCTCAGTTCACAGGATTATGGCCTTCAGCAGGTAAATAA
- a CDS encoding YdeI/OmpD-associated family protein → MEKASTGVTQPIFFSTKEEFRTWLEKHHEDEKELLAGFYKTGSGKPSMTWSESVDQALCFGWIDGIRKSIDHESYSIRFTPRKPSSIWSNINIKKVEELTKAGLMIPSGQKAFDLRKEDKSGIYSHEKADVSLDPVYQKQFLNDPAAWDFFESQAPSYKKVVIHWIMSAKQEKTRLSRLGKVIDISKQSKRLE, encoded by the coding sequence ATGGAAAAAGCAAGTACAGGAGTGACACAACCTATATTTTTTTCGACAAAAGAAGAATTCAGAACGTGGCTTGAGAAGCACCACGAAGATGAGAAAGAGCTCCTCGCAGGATTCTACAAAACCGGCAGTGGAAAACCTTCTATGACCTGGTCTGAATCTGTAGATCAGGCCTTATGCTTTGGCTGGATAGACGGTATAAGAAAATCAATAGATCATGAAAGTTATTCTATACGCTTTACTCCAAGAAAACCCTCCAGCATCTGGAGCAATATCAACATAAAAAAAGTGGAAGAGCTCACCAAAGCAGGATTGATGATTCCCAGCGGCCAAAAAGCATTTGATCTCAGAAAAGAAGACAAATCCGGAATTTATTCTCATGAAAAAGCGGATGTTTCTCTTGATCCCGTTTATCAAAAGCAATTTTTGAATGATCCTGCAGCCTGGGATTTTTTTGAAAGTCAGGCTCCGTCCTATAAAAAAGTTGTCATACACTGGATTATGAGTGCCAAACAGGAAAAAACAAGACTTTCCCGGCTTGGAAAAGTCATAGATATAAGTAAACAATCAAAAAGATTAGAATAA